In one window of Caballeronia sp. TF1N1 DNA:
- a CDS encoding FmdB family zinc ribbon protein — protein MPIYAYRCASCGHEKDVLQKMSDAPLTQCPACGQATFSKQVTAAGFQLKGSGWYVTDFRGGNNGGKAKDAAAPAKSENGSSDAPAASSEAGSSGNANASNDTGAKASSSEASKPASSTPSSGTSTSGAA, from the coding sequence ATGCCGATTTACGCGTACCGCTGCGCCTCCTGCGGCCACGAAAAAGACGTGCTTCAGAAAATGAGCGACGCACCGCTCACGCAATGTCCCGCTTGCGGACAGGCCACGTTTTCGAAACAGGTCACTGCCGCCGGATTCCAGTTGAAGGGTTCGGGCTGGTATGTCACCGATTTTCGCGGCGGCAATAACGGCGGCAAGGCCAAGGACGCGGCGGCGCCCGCCAAATCGGAGAACGGCTCTTCGGATGCGCCCGCGGCTTCGTCGGAAGCTGGCAGTTCAGGCAATGCAAACGCCTCGAATGACACCGGCGCGAAGGCGTCGTCCTCGGAAGCGTCGAAGCCTGCAAGCAGTACGCCTTCTTCCGGCACATCCACGTCGGGCGCGGCCTGA